One Rhinoderma darwinii isolate aRhiDar2 unplaced genomic scaffold, aRhiDar2.hap1 Scaffold_2931, whole genome shotgun sequence genomic window carries:
- the LOC142703874 gene encoding actin-binding protein WASF2-like, which produces REKKDNPNRGNVNPRKIRTRKDQWEQLKMGLEFVDAKAQQPGIELTQNGSVSSMDMGDLNQYLPPPPNEDIIPSPPPVSDDSLPPPPMEFSSPGNSNRSSLVSQIHPPPAPPAGTPIGGRPSFSPPPPPPPPAGVFPDGAYLPPPSPLECPPVPGFPAPPPPPPVPSVIDYTAVSPVPPPAPPAGGPPPPPPPPPPPGPPPPGPPPPPSFSPQDGDPMPQISKPKTSLPPVSDGRSDLLSAIRQGFQLRKVEEQLEHDKRDVGGNDVATILSRRIAVEYSDSEDDSSEFDEDDWSD; this is translated from the exons agAGAAAAGAAAGATAATCCCAACCGCGGGAATGTGAATCCTCGGAAGATTCGCACACGGAAAGATCAGTGGGAACAATTGAAGATGGGGCTGGAATTTGTGGATGCAAAAGCTCAACAGCCTGG GATCGAATTAACTCAAAATGGATCGGTCAGTTCCATGGATATGGGAGATCTAAACCAGTACCTTCCTCCGCCTCCAAATGAAGACATCATTCCAAGCCCACCTCCTGTTTCTGATGATTCTTTGCCTCCTCCTCCAATGGAATTtag ttCACCTGGAAACTCCAATCGATCAAGCCTAGTTAGCCAAATCCACCCACCCCCAGCACCTCCAGCTGGTACTCCTATTGGAGGAAGACCCAGTTTCTCTCCTCCACCTCCACCTCCTCCACCTGCTGGTGTATTCCCAGATGGCGCTTACCTCCCACCCCCCTCGCCATTAGAGTGTCCCCCTGTTCCTGGCTTTCCTGCGCCGCCGCCTCCTCCACCCGTGCCTTCTGTAATAGATTATACAGCTGTCTCTCCTGTtcctcctccagctcctcctgcagGAGGGCCCCCTCCTCCACCACCCCCTCCACCTCCACCAGGTCCACCACCTCctggcccccctcctcctccatctTTTTCTCCTCAAGATGGAGATCCCATGCCACAGATATCCAAGCCCAAAACCTCCCTGCCACCAGTGAGCGATGGTCGGAGCGATCTCCTGTCTGCTATTCGTCAAG GCTTTCAGCTACGCAAGGTGGAAGAACAGCTGGAGCATGACAAGCGAGATGTTGGAGGTAATGATGTGGCTACCATCCTATCTCGTCGTATAGCAGTGGAGTACAGCGACTCAGAGGATGACTCCTCGGAATTTGATGAAGATGATTGGTCCGATTAA